The following nucleotide sequence is from Chryseobacterium sp. CY350.
AATTCCGTATTTTTGATAAATTATTTAATACGATATGAGTAACATTGAAGATAAGAAAAAAGCACTGGCTTTGGTGCTTGATAAACTAGATAAAACATACGGAAAAGGAACGGTAATGACTTTGGGTGATAGTGCGATTGACACTAATATCGAAGTGATTCCTTCAGGATCTTTAGGATTAGATATTGCGTTGGGCGTTGGTGGTTATCCGAGAGGAAGAATCATTGAAATCTACGGACCTGAATCATCCGGTAAGACAACTTTAACTTTACATGCAATTGCAGAAGCTCAAAAAGCGGGAGGAATTGCAGCTTTCATCGATGCCGAGCATGCATTCGATCGAGGTTATGCAGGAAAGTTAGGAATTGATCTTGAGAATTTGATTATTTCTCAGCCCGATAATGGTGAACAGGCATTGGAAATTGCTGACAACCTTATTCGTTCGGGTGCTATTGATATTGTAGTAATTGACTCTGTTGCAGCATTAACTCCAAAAGCTGAAATTGAAGGCGAAATGGGAGATTCTAAAATGGGTCTTCACGCAAGATTGATGTCTCAGGCTTTAAGAAAATTAACTGCGACTATTTCGAGAACGAAATGTACGGTGATCTTCATTAACCAGTTAAGAGAAAAGATTGGCGTAATGTTCGGAAATCCTGAAACCACAACGGGTGGTAATGCCCTGAAATTTTACGCTTCTGTGAGAGTTGACATCAGAAAAGCAAGTGCACCGATCAAAAACGGTGACGAAGCTGTGGGAAGCCGCGTGAAGGTTAAAATTGTAAAAAACAAAGTTGCTCCACCTTTCAAAATGGCAGAATTTGATATTATGTACGGTGAAGGAGTTTCTAAAACCGGAGAAATCTTAGATACTGCTGTTGATATGGGAATTGTGAAGAAAAGCGGTTCTTGGTTCAGTTATGGTGAAACAAAACTTGGTCAGGGACGAGACGGCGTAAGAGATTTGTTGAAAGACAATCCTGAATTAGCTGAAGAGCTTGAAAACAAAGTAAAAGAAGAAATTATTAACAACAAAAAATAATTTCAATTTCTGAAATAAAATAGAAAGACAGCTTTTTGAGCTGTCTTTTTTTTATCTTAATCACGCATTTAAGAATAATTTTATTATTACTGATTTTCATTAAACCGTTACTAATTTTTATCATTCTGCCATTACAACCGTCCTACAATATTCTTCAACAAACCAATTTTTCATTTTAAATTTTAAAAAAATGCCAATCTGTCACTTTCCGGTCGATGGTATTTTTTTTGAGATTTGATAATCAAATTTAAAATTCAAATAAAATGACAAAAGGAAATATCAATGTTTCGGTGGAAAATATCTTTCCGTTGATTAAAAAGTTTCTTTATAGCGATCACGAAATATTTTTAAGAGAATTAATTTCTAACGCTACAGATGCAACTTTAAAATTAAAACATCTTACCAATATCGGTGAGGCAAAAGTTGATTACGGAAATCCGAAAATCGAAGTAAAAATCGATAAAGAAAATAAAAAACTTCATATTATCGATCAAGGATTGGGAATGACTGCCGAGGAGGTAGAAAAATATATCAATCAGGTGGCATTTTCCGGAGCCGAAGAATTCTTAGATAAGTACAAAGATTCTGCTAAAGATTCCGGCATTATAGGACATTTCGGTTTAGGATTCTACTCTGCATTTATGGTAGCAGAAAAAGTAGAAATCATTACCAAATCCTTTAAAGAAGAACCTGCTGTTCATTGGATCTGTGATGGAAGTCCAGAATTTACTTTAGAAGAAACTACTGCAAAAACAGACAGAGGTACAGAAATCATTCTTCACATTGCAGAAGATTCTACGGAGTTTCTGGAGGATTCTAAAATCACCGAGTTATTGTCAAAATACAATAAATTCATGCCTGTTCCTATTAAATTTGGAACAAAAACTCATACGCTTCCAATTCCTGAAGATGCTCCGGAAGGAACAACTGCGGAAACTGAAGAGATCGACAACATCATCAACAATCCAAATCCTGCGTGGACGATTGCTCCGGCAGATTTAAATAAAGAAGATTATACAAAATTCTATCATGAGCTGTATCCAATGCAGTTTGAGGAGCCTTTGTTCAATATTCATTTAAATGTAGATTATCCTTTCAACCTTACGGGAGTTTTATTTTTCCCAAAACTGAACAATGGTCTGAATATAGAAAAAGATAAGATTCAGTTATATCAAAATCAGGTTTTTGTTACTGATGAAGTGAAAGGTATTGTGCCAGACTTTTTGATGTTGCTACGCGGAGTTATTGATTCACCGGATATCCCATTGAACGTTTCTCGTTCTTACCTTCAAGCAGACGGTGCCGTGAAGAAAATCTCTTCATATATCACGAAAAAAGTAGGCGATAAAATGGCTTCATTAATTAATGAAAACCGTGAAGATTACGAAGCTAAATGGAACGACATCAAGATCGTAATCGAATATGGAATGATTTCAGAAGACAAATTCTTCGAAAAATCAGATAAGTTTACATTGTATCCTACAACTGACGGCAAATATTTCTTGTGGAACGAGCTTGAAGAAAAAATAAAGCCTAATCAAACAGATAAAGACGGAAATCTTGTAATACTTTATGCAACTAATGCCGATGAGCAGCACTCATATATTCAATCTGCTAAAGATAAAGGGTACGAAGTGATACTTTTAGATTCGCCAATTGTTCCGCATCTTATTCAAAAACTTGAAACTTCAAAAGATAAAATTTCATTTGCAAGAGTAGATGCAGACCATATCAATAATCTGATTAAAAAAGACGAGCCAGCGATTTCAAAGTTGACCGAAACCGAAAAAGAAACTTTAAAGAAAATAGTAGAAGAATCTATCAAAGACTCGAAATTCACGGTGCAGCTTGAAGATTTAGAAAGTACAGATGCTCCTTTCACAATCACACAGCCGGAATTCATGAGAAGAATGAAAGAAATGCAGGCGACAGGCGGCGGCGGAATGTTTGGAATGGGCGGCTTCCCGGAAATGTATAATTTGGTGGTGAATTCTAACAGTGAATTTGCAACTAAAATACTTGCCAATGAAAATGAAGAGGAAAAAAGTTCTCAGATTAAATATGCTCTGGATCTTGCTAAACTTTCGCAGAATCTGTTAAAAGGAAAAGATCTTACAGATTTTGTACAAAGAAGTTATCAGCAGTTAGGAAAATAAACTTTTAAATTTCCATATATACTTTGTCAAAGCTCTCAACAGATTGTTGTGCTTTGACAAAGTTTTTTTTAGGAGCTAATACCGCTATCCGCTATATCTTTTTTGCTTACAAAAATTGGTTAACAGTAAAAAATGATCGTGAAAAGCAAAAAAGGATGTCGCTACTATCGGGGCTAGAAAGCGCGTGTTCCAAACGAAAGTTTCCGATACTCAGAAAGTCTGACAATATTTTTCAGTTTTTCGCTTTTTAAGATCTATCTGCAAAAAAATTCACCAACTTCTTTTTACAATTCTTCCATGGGATTCCAAAACAGAGTTTTGAAATTCTTAATTCTGAAATTCTCAACTTCAATTCCTTCTGCTTCCAATCTTTCCTTAAATTCCGGAACCGATAAAGTTCCTGATGCAGAAATTACCCGATGCGCCGGAACATCTTTTGGGCAGCCACCCATCGCTTTACCAACATGCCGTGAATGATTGGGAAAACCAACGGCTTTTGCAATCGCTCCGTAGCTCGTCACTCTTCCAAAGGGAACAAGTTTTGTGATTTCCCAGACCTGTTGTTTGAATACATCATTCATTATTTCTCATTTAAACTCAAAGGTAAAAAAATATCAGGATTATTGTAAAGCATTTATAATCCTGACGATTTCTTAAAATATTTAACAAGCTAAAACCTTCACAAAAAAATCTTTCAAAAAGGCATCATTGTTGTATTAAGAAGCAATGAATTAAATATTTAAATTATGGCAAATTTAAAAGGAAAAGTAATTATAGTAACAGGAGCTGCAATGGGTTTAGGATTAGCAGCTGCAGATATTTTAGCCTCAAAAGGAGCAGATATAACCTTGGTAGATTATAACGCTGATGCGCTGAATAAAGCACAATCAGAACTTCAGTCAAAATATCCCAGCAATAAATTTCTAACAGTTACTGCAGACGTTTCTGTAGAAGAAAACGTAAAAAACTATGTCGACCAAACAGTGAAAGAATTTGGAAAGGTAGACGGCTTATACAATAATGCAGGAATTGAGGGAAAACAGGCACCGTTGGTTGAATACGATATTGAAGTGTTCAAAAAAGTAATCGACATCAATTTACTTGGAGTTTATTACGGTATGAAATATGTAATTCCTGAACTGCAGAAAAACGGTGGCGGAAAGATCGTTAATGTAGCATCAGTTGGCGGTATAAGAGGCGTCATCAACCAAACAGCTTATGTTGCAACGAAACATGCTGTAGCGGGAATGACCAAAAATGCAGCTCTAGAATATGGTAAAGATAATATTCTGACCAATGCCATTGCTCCGGGTGCGATTTTAACTCCGATGGTTGCCCAAGCTTTTAATCAGGTAAATCCTGCTGATCCCAAAGCAGCTGAAACCGAATATGCATCGAGAAACCCTACAAGAAGGTTAGGCGATCCCAAAGATGTCGGAAATCTTGTAGCTTATCTTCTGAGTGATGATAACGGATATGTTTCGGGACAGGTGATTGCAATCGACGGAGGAGAATCAAATATGTATGGAAACTCATAAGCAACATTGCTGGTACCTAGGATCATACTCGAATATTTTCAGCACAATTTTTGGATGATAGACTTTACTAAATGTGCAATTATGAAAAAGTCAATTTTTAGAGTACTCAATAAAATAAATAAAGCTGTTTTACCAAAATTGAGTGATAAAGACCCTTCAAAACTGACCAAAATTCAAAAAGGTATTTTAGCATACCGATATTTTGTGTTGACTAATTCTTTAGATTAATCTTAAAATATATGCGAATCATAGCAGTGTTATTAGAATCAGTTTAAACAGATTTGCTCAAAAAAAACGTCCCAACATGGGACGTTTTTTATATGTAAAGCGTTAAAGAAATTATTGCTTTTATTAATTTTCTAAAATATAAGAGAACATCAATGGCGCACAAATAGTAGCATCACTTTCAACGATAAATTTCGGTGTAGTAATATCTAATTTACCCCAGGTAATTTTCTCGTTAGGAACTGCTCCCGAATAAGAACCGTAAGAAGTCGTAGAATCTGAGATCTGACAGAAATATGACCAAAACGGAATATCATGCATTTCCATATCCTGATACAACATCGGTACCACACAAATAGGAAAATCTCCGGCAATACCGCCGCCAATCTGGAAGAATCCAACTCCTTTTCCTGCTGAATTTTTTGTATACCAATCTGCTAAATAAGTCATGTATTCGATACCAGATTTCATCGTAGTAGCCGTCAACTCACCTTTGATACAGTAAGAAGCGAAAATATTCCCCATTGTAGAATCTTCCCAACCCGGAACTACAATCGGAAGATTTTTCTCTGCCGCCGCAATCATCCATGAGTTCTCTCTTGGAATTTCATAATACTGCTCAAGAACTCCCGAAAGGATCATTTTATACATAAATTCATGCGGAAAATATCTTTCACCTTTCGCTTCAGCATCTTTCCAGATCTCAACGATATGTTTTTGCAATCTTCTGAACGCTTCTTCTTCAGGAATACATGTGTCTGTAACTCTGTTTAAACCTCTTTCCAACAAATCCCACTCATCCTGAGCCGTCAAATCTCGGTAGTGAGGAACTCTTTCGTAATGAGAATGTGCAACCAGATTCATCAGATCTTCTTCAAGATTTGCGCCTGTACAAGAAATAAAATCAACTTTATCCTGACGGATCATTTCAGCCAAAATTTTCCCCAACTCAGCCGTAGACATTGCCCCAGCCAAAGTGATCATCATTTTTCCGCCCTCTTTAAGATGCGCAACGTATCCCTTTGATGCGTCTACCAAAGCTGCTGCATTGAAGTGCAGATAATATTTTTCTATGAACTCAGTAATAGGTTTGCTCATTTTTAAATTTTTTACAAAGATAAAATTTAAAAACGGAAAGTCGCAGCCGCGCTTAAAGAAAGTCTGCTTAATCCTTCTCTTTCATCTTCACCAAAATCAACGGTGGTTCCGTTATACTTCATCTTACTTAGTGCTCCGCCTGTAAGACCGATTTTCGGACCGATAAAAATATGGTTGCTAATTGCGTACTGATATGCAAAATTGGCCTCCAGACCAACATTAGAACCTGTACCTTTTACAGAACCGGTTTTTGTAGTATAAGTAATCACTCCCACAGCAATATCATAAAACAGTTTGTGTCTTGTTTCATCTTTGAAATTGGAGAACATATAAGCCGGTCCGATAAAACTGATATTATCTTTAGTACTTACAAATCCTGAAACGATTTGTCCGTTTGAGTTTTGAACGCTGATGCGGCCATCACTGGATGCAAAATAAGTAGAATATTTTAAACCTACAGCTCCATTTCCCTTTAAGTGATAATATGCAGAAACACTTACATCTACTCCACTTTTTAAGCCTCTGATATAATCTTTTGATTCTTTTGAAATCCCTTCAGGCATTTTTGCTAGACGCCATGCATATCCCACGGATGGAATTATCGAAACTCTGGATTCTGAAACAGTTGTCTCCTGTGCTGAAAAAAAGAAAGGGATCGCGAAGGCTCCCGAAAGGAAAAGTTTTTTTAACATTGTTATCAATTTTCGTCAAAAATACTATTTTTTCCAATTGCGGAGAATTAAAATTTAAAACGTCTGTTTTCTTTTTTGTCTGAATTTTGCTTCTTCTGCTGAATGCGTTTTTCTACCGAAGATCTTGTCGGTCTTGTCTTTGCTCTGAATTTTGGAATCACTAATGATTTTTCCACGATATCAAGAATCTTTTCAATCGCTATTTTCTTGTTCTGAAGTTGAGTTCTGCTTTCAGAAACATTTAAAAATAATAATCCATCAAGATTAATCCTGTTTTTAAGTTTTTCTTTGATTAAACTTTTCTCTCTTTCATTAAAAAATTCTGAGTCATCAACTTTCCACATGACGGTAACAGCGGTTTCCACTTTGTTTACGTTTTGTCCGCCTCCGCCACTGCTGCGGGAAGTTTTGAAGTTGAGTTCTCTTGAAAAGTCTTTCATAATATTTTTAATTCTCTTTGAATGAGTGGATTCATTGCGTCTTATTGAAATAAGGTGGTACTAAGTTTAAAATTAAATTAATTACCTTCAAATATTTCCAAAAGTTTAAGTCGATTCACTTTTCCATTTGGGGTTCTGGGAATTTCTTCAACAAACATAATTTCTTTTGGTTTGTGAAAACTTTTTTCAAATTGAATTTTGGTCATTTTATTAATTAAATCATCAGATTTTTTTCCTTCAATTACCGCAATCAATTTCTGTCCCAGACTCTCATTTTTTATTCCTAAAAAAATCACTTCGTTTGGTATTTCTTTTTTAACTAGACTTTCCAATGTTTCCGGAAATATTTTTGCACCACCAGAATTGATAACATTATCTATTCTCCCTAAAAATTTAAACTGATTGTCATTACTAATTTCAACTAAATCATTAGTCTGCAAAATTTCAGAATTCAAATCTGGTGCTGAAATTTTCAGACATCCAAGCTCATCTTTTGATATAGAGACATTTTCAAAAACCGTAAAATAGTCATTAGAATGAGGATAGATTTCTTTCAAAGCAATGTGAGAAAGAGTTTCAGACATTCCATAAGTCTCGTAAATGTTAGTCTGAGCGTCAGAAATTTTGAGTGTTTGACCGATTTTTGATTTTAGAGATTCCGAAACTGCCGCACCTCCGATGATCAGATTTTTAATAAGATAAATCTTCCCCAGCGAATTTTCAACCTGCAAAGGTGTCATCGCGCAAAAGTCAATTTTCTCAGTTAAATTTTTTAATGGTTCTATTGACGGATTTTCAATTTTTAATTTTAATTTTCTTTCAAAAGACCGCACCACCATCATTTTTCCTGAGATATATTCTACAGGAAGACAGATTAATGCTGTATCATTTTCCTGTAATCCTAAAAAATCACAAGTCATTTTTGCAGAATTCAGCATTTTCTTTTTCTCGATTTCAAAAATTTTCGGAACTCCGGTTGACCCAGAAGTCTGAACATCCACAGTTTTTGAGGGTGAAAGCCATTCTTTTATAAAAAAAATCACCTTGCTGTCAAATTCCTTCTGAGAATGTAAATTATTAATTTCGAGATTATTGAAGTTGATTACCATTTTTTAACTGATACAAATATTCTGTAAATTTAAAAAAATTTAAAAAACGATTTGCAAGTAAATAAAAAAACTGTAAATTTGCAGCACCAAAATAAAACAGACCCATAGTGTAGTGGTAACACACCGGTTTTTGGTACCGTTATCCGGGGTTCGAATCCCTGTGGGTCTACAAACCATCCTTTTTTAAAGGATGGTTTTTGTATGTAAAAGAGTCATCAAGCATCACAAACCAATTTACTTGTATAAAATTTGAACTTTATTAAGAATTTCTTGCGTATAAAGAAAAAATCTGTAAATTTGCACCACCAAAAATAATCAGACCCATAGTGTAGTGGTAACACACCGGTTTTTGGTACCGTTATCCGGGGTTCGAATCCCTGTGGGTCTACAAACATCCTTTTTTTTAAAGGATGTTTTTTTTTGCGTATATCTAAAAAATTCTATTTTTTTTCACATATTGTTAGAATTGCAAATATTTTATTACTTTTCACAAACATCAATTTCCCTCGAATAACCACGAGAATGTAAAATTCAAGGCACGGAGATTTTAATTTAACATGAATTAATGCGGGTTGGCAAACATATTGCAGAGGTTTTTTATTATAAATTTTCTTTCAAACTAAATCATAAAAAATTAATCATGAAAATATCACTACATACTCAATTTAGTATTGATAAAACTAAGCATAAAAAAAACCTGTACTAGGGGAAATTTAAATGCATCACGACTCAAAATCAAATAGTTAATCAGTCTAAATTCGAAGAGAAATTGAAAAGAAAAGTAAACTTTAAAAAAATAATTAAAGGTATCGTTATAACAATTATTTCGATACTTATTCTCGTTATTCTCGCAATTTTCAGTTTGAGAATTCCTGCAGTTCAAAATTACGTAAAAGACAAACTTGTTGTTTATTTAGAGAAAAAGATCAAAACAAAAGTTAGTCTGGAAAAAGTTTATATTGGTTTTCCCAATAGTCTGGTGATGGAAAACCTTTATTTGAAGGGTCAGAATATCGACACTCTCTTAGCAGTAAGAAAATTTGATGTAGGTCTTGATATGTGGAAACTGATCAATTCTAAAGCAGATATTACCTCTATTGATCTGGAAGGTGTTCGGGCAAATGTGATAAGAAACCCACAGGGGAAATTTAATTTCGATTATATCATTGATGCATTCGCTACTTCTGATAAAGAGCAGGAACAGAAGCCTTCAAAGCCATTCATCATTTCTCTAGATAAAATCAAACTAAAAGACATTGGGTTAACTTTCGATGATCAGCAATCGAAAAATGACATTAAAGTATATTTTAATTCATTCGATACGAGGGTGAAAACTTTTGATCTCCAAAATAATTCTTACGCCATCAACGATATCAATCTTGACGGTTTAAAACTAAAATTAAAACAGGATCTGGTAGAAGAAGTTTCTAAGAATGTTGAGGAAAAGGTAGATTCTCTCAACCAGAAAAAGCCGATGAAGCTTGGTTTAAACGGAATTAAACTAACCAATTTTAATATTGATTACGGTGACGACAATTCTAAGACTTTTGCGAAAGTTTTATTTAAAGAACTAAGCACAAAAGTTAACAGCATCAACCTTGAAAATAATGATTACAATATCGGAAATCTTTATTTAAGAGGAGCTAACATCAATGCCAATTTATTTCTTCCCACAGCAAACGCCAATTCAAAAAAGGAAGAAAAGCCAGAAGTTAACACAGTTTCAACGAAAGAAAAAGCGATGAAATTGATGTTAGGAAAATTATTTTTAGGTGATGTAAAAGTAGCTTACAATAATACTGCAGTTGCACCTACCAAATCAGGAATGGATTTTAATCATCTTAATTTTGCTAAATTAAATCTCGACGTCAGAAACTTTAAAATGGAAAACAACGGTTTTGCAGGCTCTGTGAAATCAGCCGAAATTCAGGAAGCAAGAGGCCTGAATGTGCAAAAGTTTAATACAGATTTTGTTTATGCTGAAAAAGAGGCATATTTAAAAAATCTTTATCTGCAAACT
It contains:
- the arfB gene encoding alternative ribosome rescue aminoacyl-tRNA hydrolase ArfB; the encoded protein is MKDFSRELNFKTSRSSGGGGQNVNKVETAVTVMWKVDDSEFFNEREKSLIKEKLKNRINLDGLLFLNVSESRTQLQNKKIAIEKILDIVEKSLVIPKFRAKTRPTRSSVEKRIQQKKQNSDKKENRRFKF
- a CDS encoding glucose 1-dehydrogenase encodes the protein MANLKGKVIIVTGAAMGLGLAAADILASKGADITLVDYNADALNKAQSELQSKYPSNKFLTVTADVSVEENVKNYVDQTVKEFGKVDGLYNNAGIEGKQAPLVEYDIEVFKKVIDINLLGVYYGMKYVIPELQKNGGGKIVNVASVGGIRGVINQTAYVATKHAVAGMTKNAALEYGKDNILTNAIAPGAILTPMVAQAFNQVNPADPKAAETEYASRNPTRRLGDPKDVGNLVAYLLSDDNGYVSGQVIAIDGGESNMYGNS
- a CDS encoding MGMT family protein, coding for MNDVFKQQVWEITKLVPFGRVTSYGAIAKAVGFPNHSRHVGKAMGGCPKDVPAHRVISASGTLSVPEFKERLEAEGIEVENFRIKNFKTLFWNPMEEL
- a CDS encoding deoxyhypusine synthase family protein, coding for MSKPITEFIEKYYLHFNAAALVDASKGYVAHLKEGGKMMITLAGAMSTAELGKILAEMIRQDKVDFISCTGANLEEDLMNLVAHSHYERVPHYRDLTAQDEWDLLERGLNRVTDTCIPEEEAFRRLQKHIVEIWKDAEAKGERYFPHEFMYKMILSGVLEQYYEIPRENSWMIAAAEKNLPIVVPGWEDSTMGNIFASYCIKGELTATTMKSGIEYMTYLADWYTKNSAGKGVGFFQIGGGIAGDFPICVVPMLYQDMEMHDIPFWSYFCQISDSTTSYGSYSGAVPNEKITWGKLDITTPKFIVESDATICAPLMFSYILEN
- a CDS encoding AMP-binding protein, with protein sequence MVINFNNLEINNLHSQKEFDSKVIFFIKEWLSPSKTVDVQTSGSTGVPKIFEIEKKKMLNSAKMTCDFLGLQENDTALICLPVEYISGKMMVVRSFERKLKLKIENPSIEPLKNLTEKIDFCAMTPLQVENSLGKIYLIKNLIIGGAAVSESLKSKIGQTLKISDAQTNIYETYGMSETLSHIALKEIYPHSNDYFTVFENVSISKDELGCLKISAPDLNSEILQTNDLVEISNDNQFKFLGRIDNVINSGGAKIFPETLESLVKKEIPNEVIFLGIKNESLGQKLIAVIEGKKSDDLINKMTKIQFEKSFHKPKEIMFVEEIPRTPNGKVNRLKLLEIFEGN
- the recA gene encoding recombinase RecA, which encodes MSNIEDKKKALALVLDKLDKTYGKGTVMTLGDSAIDTNIEVIPSGSLGLDIALGVGGYPRGRIIEIYGPESSGKTTLTLHAIAEAQKAGGIAAFIDAEHAFDRGYAGKLGIDLENLIISQPDNGEQALEIADNLIRSGAIDIVVIDSVAALTPKAEIEGEMGDSKMGLHARLMSQALRKLTATISRTKCTVIFINQLREKIGVMFGNPETTTGGNALKFYASVRVDIRKASAPIKNGDEAVGSRVKVKIVKNKVAPPFKMAEFDIMYGEGVSKTGEILDTAVDMGIVKKSGSWFSYGETKLGQGRDGVRDLLKDNPELAEELENKVKEEIINNKK
- the htpG gene encoding molecular chaperone HtpG — encoded protein: MTKGNINVSVENIFPLIKKFLYSDHEIFLRELISNATDATLKLKHLTNIGEAKVDYGNPKIEVKIDKENKKLHIIDQGLGMTAEEVEKYINQVAFSGAEEFLDKYKDSAKDSGIIGHFGLGFYSAFMVAEKVEIITKSFKEEPAVHWICDGSPEFTLEETTAKTDRGTEIILHIAEDSTEFLEDSKITELLSKYNKFMPVPIKFGTKTHTLPIPEDAPEGTTAETEEIDNIINNPNPAWTIAPADLNKEDYTKFYHELYPMQFEEPLFNIHLNVDYPFNLTGVLFFPKLNNGLNIEKDKIQLYQNQVFVTDEVKGIVPDFLMLLRGVIDSPDIPLNVSRSYLQADGAVKKISSYITKKVGDKMASLINENREDYEAKWNDIKIVIEYGMISEDKFFEKSDKFTLYPTTDGKYFLWNELEEKIKPNQTDKDGNLVILYATNADEQHSYIQSAKDKGYEVILLDSPIVPHLIQKLETSKDKISFARVDADHINNLIKKDEPAISKLTETEKETLKKIVEESIKDSKFTVQLEDLESTDAPFTITQPEFMRRMKEMQATGGGGMFGMGGFPEMYNLVVNSNSEFATKILANENEEEKSSQIKYALDLAKLSQNLLKGKDLTDFVQRSYQQLGK